A genomic region of Candidatus Kapaibacterium sp. contains the following coding sequences:
- the rpsR gene encoding 30S ribosomal protein S18: MNAIHPMQTGSSFKPNKKTGKKKINPMKDSKVVDYLDPKFLTRFTNDQGKILPRRITGLTAYQQRQIATAVKYARHLALVPFVAQDLA; this comes from the coding sequence ATGAACGCTATTCATCCAATGCAAACAGGCTCCTCTTTTAAGCCGAATAAGAAAACCGGTAAAAAGAAAATCAATCCTATGAAGGATTCTAAAGTAGTTGATTACTTAGACCCTAAGTTTTTGACTCGTTTTACTAACGACCAAGGCAAAATTTTGCCACGTCGTATCACAGGATTGACTGCATATCAGCAACGTCAAATTGCAACGGCTGTCAAATATGCTCGTCATCTGGCTCTTGTGCCATTTGTCGCTCAAGATTTGGCATAA
- the rpmE gene encoding 50S ribosomal protein L31, which produces MKKGIHPFYRTVDIQMTDGTVFQTRACYKNEKMVLEIDSKSHPFFTGKQVLVDTAGRVDRFNKRMSRAQEIMETKKVKK; this is translated from the coding sequence ATGAAGAAAGGCATTCATCCCTTTTATCGCACAGTTGATATTCAAATGACCGACGGCACAGTTTTCCAAACTCGTGCTTGTTACAAAAATGAAAAAATGGTCTTGGAAATTGACTCAAAATCACACCCCTTTTTCACCGGCAAACAAGTTCTTGTTGATACAGCCGGTCGCGTTGACAGATTTAATAAGCGTATGTCACGTGCTCAAGAAATTATGGAAACAAAGAAGGTCAAGAAATGA
- a CDS encoding carboxypeptidase regulatory-like domain-containing protein produces the protein MSYFYQKITVLVAIALFALANINTIQAEDLKAPRFEHADGKIFKEVDDTITAIVNLGWVDENTNLEGFGLYVYYGESKDYDDFTLYKKIDLKDESLNHQKHYFQYLIREFVSESKIVSFYITSYAGGHESEGSGIKIVKLKQANQNHNQFLIVGKPAHKAAIGEEYAFEFKIEANVDYTDLEIKLEHSPEGAVLDVENMIVKWTPTKGGNYTFVLYATAKSEEGDLHAKFSWTVEVMHCKVPAIVSGEVVDEDGTLVEFGTAMLFWTDGTNGREGKFHRVYDARIVEGKYEFKGVDAGEYYLQISAYTKHQKAYHPVWYKNATNFMDATPIEIECGETYEFDFVVEPVKEPEFFKVSGKVLDAETLEPIKWSYVKFIGMDSRNHNYNLEVVTNHFGEYSIKLPEAEYIVFAHALKPNSGAMTNQYLPQYYNLANNIQDATILVVNENISGIDFALDRVPTYENSIKGKVVSVDDINLKDVVVSAYCTDPGNQNEKFRFYSKSAVTDENGNFEIENLMPGTYILYANTRDKIYMPGFYVVGKEVSAKWKDATEFEVEEEGAFGPYTLTLPIFEKVHGNGRIKGIVRERTGSIKSGNDELQGAKGLNGANVYIFDMQNNPVKSVNTDEFGNFELNQIPNGKYTIVLDKVGFHPFSYEVDLTTDNNDLSKEVEMSPISTSSVSTIFKIETTVFPNPVSDLLNIQFESAAGVANIKLAAYTGATYLNESLQTIDGQNNISYSIKNIPQGIYFLTIDLNGSIMVTPLVISK, from the coding sequence ATGTCATATTTTTACCAAAAAATCACGGTTTTAGTTGCGATTGCATTATTTGCATTAGCCAACATAAATACAATACAGGCGGAAGATTTGAAAGCGCCCCGATTTGAACATGCTGACGGCAAAATATTCAAAGAAGTTGATGATACTATCACAGCAATAGTAAACTTAGGCTGGGTGGACGAGAATACGAACCTTGAAGGATTTGGATTATACGTTTATTACGGTGAAAGTAAAGACTATGATGATTTCACTTTGTACAAGAAAATTGATTTGAAAGACGAGAGTTTGAACCACCAAAAACATTACTTCCAATACCTGATTCGGGAATTTGTTTCCGAATCAAAAATAGTTTCATTTTATATCACTTCTTACGCCGGTGGGCATGAATCTGAAGGCTCAGGAATTAAGATTGTAAAGTTGAAACAAGCAAATCAGAACCACAATCAATTTCTGATAGTAGGCAAACCGGCACACAAAGCTGCAATTGGCGAAGAATATGCATTTGAGTTTAAAATCGAAGCAAATGTCGATTACACAGACTTAGAAATCAAGTTAGAACATTCTCCTGAAGGTGCGGTGCTTGATGTCGAGAATATGATTGTGAAATGGACTCCAACCAAAGGTGGTAATTATACTTTTGTTCTTTATGCTACAGCAAAATCTGAAGAAGGTGACTTACATGCAAAATTCTCGTGGACTGTGGAAGTTATGCATTGCAAAGTGCCCGCTATTGTATCGGGCGAAGTAGTTGACGAAGACGGTACACTTGTAGAATTTGGTACTGCTATGCTATTTTGGACTGACGGAACGAACGGCAGAGAGGGTAAATTCCATAGAGTTTACGATGCTCGCATTGTCGAAGGTAAATATGAATTCAAAGGCGTTGATGCCGGAGAATATTATTTGCAAATAAGTGCATATACAAAACATCAAAAAGCATATCATCCCGTATGGTACAAAAATGCTACCAACTTTATGGACGCAACTCCAATAGAAATTGAATGTGGCGAAACTTATGAATTTGATTTTGTAGTCGAACCGGTCAAAGAACCAGAATTCTTTAAAGTATCAGGTAAAGTGCTTGATGCCGAAACACTCGAACCAATCAAGTGGTCTTACGTTAAGTTCATCGGTATGGATAGTCGCAATCATAATTACAATTTGGAAGTCGTTACGAACCATTTCGGCGAGTATTCCATTAAATTGCCCGAAGCCGAATACATTGTTTTTGCTCATGCTCTGAAGCCAAACTCAGGTGCAATGACAAATCAATATTTGCCGCAATATTACAATTTGGCGAACAATATCCAAGATGCTACAATTCTTGTTGTCAACGAAAATATCTCGGGAATTGACTTTGCACTCGATAGAGTACCTACTTATGAGAATTCAATCAAAGGAAAAGTTGTAAGTGTTGATGATATTAATCTAAAAGATGTAGTTGTAAGTGCATATTGTACTGACCCGGGTAATCAGAACGAAAAATTCAGATTCTATAGCAAATCTGCAGTGACTGATGAAAACGGCAACTTCGAAATCGAAAACTTAATGCCCGGTACTTATATTTTATATGCTAATACGAGAGATAAAATCTATATGCCGGGATTCTATGTAGTAGGTAAAGAAGTATCAGCTAAGTGGAAAGATGCTACTGAATTTGAAGTAGAAGAAGAAGGCGCCTTCGGTCCTTATACTTTGACACTTCCGATATTTGAAAAAGTTCATGGCAACGGCAGAATAAAGGGAATCGTCAGAGAAAGAACAGGCAGTATCAAATCCGGCAATGACGAATTACAAGGTGCAAAAGGACTAAACGGAGCAAATGTATATATTTTCGATATGCAGAACAATCCTGTGAAAAGCGTTAATACGGATGAATTCGGTAATTTTGAATTGAACCAAATCCCGAACGGCAAATACACAATCGTTTTGGATAAAGTTGGATTCCACCCGTTTAGCTATGAAGTTGATTTGACTACCGACAACAATGACCTCAGCAAAGAAGTCGAAATGTCGCCTATTTCCACTTCAAGCGTAAGCACAATCTTCAAAATTGAAACTACAGTATTCCCTAATCCTGTTAGCGATTTGCTAAATATTCAATTTGAATCCGCTGCGGGTGTTGCGAATATTAAACTTGCTGCATATACAGGTGCTACTTATCTGAATGAATCACTTCAAACAATTGACGGACAAAACAATATCAGCTATTCCATCAAAAATATTCCGCAAGGAATCTATTTCTTGACAATTGATTTGAATGGAAGTATTATGGTTACTCCGCTTGTAATCAGCAAATAA
- a CDS encoding class I SAM-dependent methyltransferase: MIDLVMSPFAFVAAKYFYFIRMKGIARMPVSRSIFRKVGVVPVTNHYYEPLPNVLELKSLDEAKPNPHISMNIPDILNFINDLKYKDEIAQIDFESLLNDDRPERFQFFLPQEAELYYLMIRNLKPNTVLEVGSGFSSKVAHLAIQKNKEEQSDYAGKLICIEPFENQWLEKMGIEVIRNKIEDCNPDLFSSLKANDILFIDSSHQIRPEGDVLHEYHTVIPALNSGVYVQIHDIFYPRNYPAKWLVDAHSFWNEQYLLESFLMFNDKYEIMVPQNHLTRDYENDMKNLLTTPNLFEEFNPSACSFWFKRK; encoded by the coding sequence TTGATAGATTTAGTCATGTCGCCGTTTGCTTTTGTAGCAGCAAAATATTTCTATTTTATCAGGATGAAAGGTATAGCCCGAATGCCTGTCAGTAGGTCTATTTTTCGCAAAGTGGGAGTAGTACCTGTTACTAACCACTATTACGAACCGCTGCCAAATGTGCTCGAACTTAAATCATTAGATGAGGCAAAGCCCAATCCGCATATTTCCATGAATATTCCCGATATTCTTAATTTCATAAACGATTTGAAATATAAGGATGAAATTGCTCAAATAGATTTCGAATCTTTGCTCAACGACGACAGACCCGAGAGATTTCAGTTCTTTCTGCCTCAAGAAGCCGAACTCTACTATCTGATGATTCGGAACTTGAAGCCTAATACGGTGCTTGAAGTTGGCTCCGGATTTTCGAGCAAAGTGGCTCACCTTGCAATCCAAAAAAATAAGGAAGAGCAATCTGATTACGCAGGGAAATTGATTTGCATTGAGCCTTTTGAAAATCAATGGCTCGAAAAAATGGGCATCGAAGTAATTAGAAACAAAATCGAAGATTGCAATCCGGATTTGTTTTCGAGCTTGAAAGCCAATGACATCTTATTTATTGATTCATCGCACCAAATCAGACCCGAAGGCGACGTTTTACACGAATATCACACTGTAATCCCTGCATTGAATAGTGGTGTGTATGTGCAAATCCATGACATTTTCTATCCGCGAAATTATCCTGCAAAGTGGCTTGTGGATGCTCATTCATTTTGGAACGAACAGTATTTGCTCGAATCTTTCTTGATGTTCAACGATAAGTATGAAATCATGGTTCCGCAAAATCATCTGACGCGAGATTACGAAAATGATATGAAGAATTTGCTTACTACTCCGAATCTTTTCGAGGAATTTAACCCTTCTGCCTGCTCTTTCTGGTTCAAACGCAAATAA
- the purM gene encoding phosphoribosylformylglycinamidine cyclo-ligase, with protein MGFTYKQSGVDIAAGEETVDRIKPLVRSTHNEKVLSNIGLFGGFYDAKFDEFEHPILVASTDGVGTKLKIAFLTGIHNTVGRCLVNHCVNDILCCGAKPLFFLDYFATGKLEPVIAEQVISGFVTSCLENNCALIGGETAEMPSLYNPGEYDISGTIVGVVDKKKIVNGSKIQKGDVLIGLTSSGLHTNGYSLARAVLLDKFKHNDYIDELDTTIGEALLAVHKSYLNEVLPLVESESLTGISHITGGGIEGNTNRIVPDGMKLKIDWNSWEILHIFKLIQKSGSINNQEMRKAFNLGIGMILVASKNNADIVIDAVSKHNPIVMGEIA; from the coding sequence ATGGGATTTACTTATAAACAGTCCGGCGTTGATATTGCCGCCGGCGAAGAAACAGTTGACAGAATAAAACCTCTGGTACGCTCTACTCACAATGAGAAAGTGCTCTCGAACATTGGGCTTTTCGGTGGTTTTTATGATGCAAAATTTGATGAATTCGAGCATCCGATTTTGGTTGCGAGTACTGACGGTGTCGGTACAAAATTAAAAATAGCTTTTTTGACAGGTATTCATAATACTGTCGGACGCTGTTTGGTCAATCACTGTGTGAATGATATACTGTGTTGCGGCGCCAAACCCTTGTTTTTCCTTGATTATTTTGCAACGGGTAAATTAGAACCTGTAATTGCAGAGCAAGTTATTTCAGGATTTGTCACCAGTTGCCTCGAAAATAATTGTGCTCTAATCGGTGGCGAGACAGCGGAAATGCCCTCGCTCTACAATCCGGGCGAATATGACATATCTGGCACTATTGTAGGCGTTGTCGATAAGAAAAAAATTGTCAATGGCTCGAAAATCCAAAAAGGTGATGTCCTCATCGGGCTCACTTCATCAGGATTGCATACCAACGGTTACTCGCTTGCAAGGGCAGTTCTCTTGGACAAATTCAAGCACAATGATTATATTGATGAATTAGACACCACAATTGGGGAAGCTCTCTTAGCGGTTCACAAGTCATATCTTAATGAAGTTCTCCCACTTGTAGAATCGGAATCGCTGACAGGCATTTCGCACATTACAGGCGGCGGAATTGAAGGTAACACAAATCGAATCGTTCCTGATGGCATGAAACTCAAGATTGATTGGAACAGTTGGGAAATTCTTCATATTTTCAAGTTAATCCAAAAATCAGGCAGCATTAACAACCAAGAAATGAGAAAAGCCTTTAATCTGGGAATCGGAATGATTTTGGTTGCAAGTAAAAATAATGCCGATATTGTGATTGATGCGGTTTCCAAGCATAATCCGATTGTCATGGGCGAAATTGCTTGA
- a CDS encoding DUF3078 domain-containing protein: MLKIFLTLLITFLFLNYFVYSQDANVAASDSTWDKGMFIGLNFSNTGLSNWAGGGQNAINVSSLLNLHANMKKENSSFQNSLEMAYGMTKLGKFGLRKSDDRLILVSNYGYKAAKSLEYSALLDFRTQFTKGYNYDKIDAITGEYLYISNFMSPGYLNVGLGMSYKPDDYFQLYLSPISNRIIFVLDDTLSAQGAYGVEPGKNIKSELGATMALQYERKVYENINFKSRLTIFAPYEHFTTMVVNSETLMTFKINKYMNASISVEMIYDHNINVTRDNGTIGPALQLKHVLAIGIGYKI; the protein is encoded by the coding sequence ATGCTAAAAATCTTTTTAACACTATTGATTACTTTTTTGTTTCTTAATTATTTTGTTTATTCTCAAGATGCCAATGTGGCAGCCTCTGATTCTACTTGGGATAAAGGTATGTTCATTGGTTTAAATTTTTCAAATACAGGATTGAGCAATTGGGCAGGTGGCGGTCAAAATGCTATCAATGTCAGTAGCCTCCTAAATCTTCATGCCAATATGAAAAAGGAAAATTCGAGTTTTCAAAATTCGCTCGAAATGGCTTATGGTATGACTAAATTAGGCAAATTTGGACTTCGTAAAAGCGATGATAGATTGATATTGGTGTCTAATTATGGCTACAAAGCTGCAAAATCATTAGAATATAGCGCCCTGCTCGACTTTAGAACTCAATTTACTAAAGGCTACAACTACGATAAAATTGATGCCATTACCGGCGAATACCTGTATATATCCAATTTTATGTCTCCGGGCTATCTAAATGTTGGGCTTGGGATGAGCTACAAACCTGATGATTATTTTCAGTTGTATCTTTCCCCAATTTCTAACCGAATTATCTTCGTTCTTGATGATACTCTTTCCGCACAGGGAGCTTACGGGGTCGAACCCGGCAAAAATATTAAAAGCGAACTTGGTGCTACTATGGCTTTGCAATACGAAAGAAAGGTATATGAAAATATCAATTTCAAATCAAGGCTGACTATATTTGCACCCTACGAACATTTCACTACAATGGTTGTTAATTCTGAGACTTTGATGACATTCAAAATCAACAAGTATATGAATGCTTCTATTTCGGTTGAAATGATTTATGACCACAATATTAACGTTACAAGGGACAACGGAACGATTGGTCCCGCACTACAACTAAAACATGTTCTCGCTATTGGAATAGGATATAAAATTTAA
- a CDS encoding aminopeptidase P family protein encodes MAELGINAYIIPSTDPHISEYVPQRWTSRAWISGFTGSAGTIVITDKVAGLFTDSRYFLQATHELEGSGIELFKVGNTGVEDYPDWIKSNLKSGDVLGFDGMVVQAAFAKGIVADLKQNGVETSFGHDLIEQIWTDRPTIPDNEIFVHELKYAGKSRVEKINDIRSKMKQKNVDTHVVATLDDLCWIFNIRGKDVAFNPVAVCYGIITLQKAQLYIYDSKLTSEVRAELESDGVEICNYDDLLAAVKGFAASSRVYVDPARVNYALYTAIPTECTKIEGMNFSTNMKACKNDIEIQGVKNAMRRDAVAMCEFIHWFENTLGKEKITEVSAGEKLRQIRSEKELFFGESFNTIAGYAGNGAIVHYGATPETDTEIKAEGFFLLDSGGQYLDGTTDITRMFCLSEPTDQMMIDYTLVLKGHINLSLAKYPINTRGSQLDVLARIEMWNRAMNYGHGTGHGVGCFMNVHEGPQNIRMNENPAVLEPGMITSNEPGLYREGQYGIRIENLVLTVPFTETEFGKFLQFVNLTLCPIDTRAIKVSMLTQDELNWFNEYHQLVYDEVSPLLDDELKNWLKEKTKSL; translated from the coding sequence ATGGCGGAATTAGGCATCAATGCTTATATTATCCCAAGTACCGACCCACACATCAGCGAATACGTTCCACAAAGATGGACTTCGAGAGCTTGGATTTCCGGATTTACAGGTTCTGCAGGAACTATCGTCATAACTGACAAAGTCGCAGGATTATTTACAGACTCACGGTATTTTCTCCAAGCTACTCACGAATTGGAAGGCTCCGGAATAGAGCTTTTCAAAGTTGGTAATACAGGCGTTGAAGATTATCCCGATTGGATAAAATCGAATCTGAAAAGCGGTGACGTTCTCGGATTTGACGGAATGGTAGTTCAAGCCGCCTTTGCCAAAGGAATTGTTGCTGATTTGAAGCAAAATGGTGTCGAGACATCTTTCGGTCATGATTTGATTGAACAGATTTGGACCGACAGACCCACAATTCCGGATAATGAGATTTTTGTTCATGAGTTGAAATACGCCGGTAAAAGCAGAGTTGAAAAAATAAACGATATCCGCTCCAAAATGAAACAAAAGAATGTTGACACTCATGTCGTTGCTACTTTAGATGACTTGTGTTGGATTTTCAACATTCGTGGCAAAGATGTTGCTTTCAATCCTGTTGCTGTTTGCTACGGCATCATTACATTGCAAAAAGCACAACTTTACATCTATGATAGCAAGCTTACTTCAGAAGTCAGAGCCGAACTCGAATCTGATGGCGTCGAAATTTGCAATTATGATGATTTGCTGGCAGCAGTAAAGGGATTTGCTGCTTCGAGCCGCGTTTACGTTGACCCCGCAAGAGTAAATTACGCTTTATATACAGCGATTCCTACAGAATGTACTAAAATCGAAGGAATGAACTTTTCAACTAATATGAAAGCTTGCAAAAACGACATCGAAATCCAAGGTGTCAAAAATGCAATGCGTCGCGATGCAGTTGCCATGTGCGAATTCATTCATTGGTTTGAAAATACTCTGGGCAAAGAAAAAATCACCGAGGTTTCCGCAGGTGAAAAATTGCGTCAAATCCGCTCCGAGAAAGAGTTGTTTTTTGGAGAAAGTTTCAATACTATCGCAGGTTATGCCGGAAACGGCGCAATTGTTCATTACGGTGCTACCCCCGAAACGGATACTGAAATCAAAGCTGAAGGATTTTTCCTGCTTGATTCGGGAGGACAATATTTGGACGGCACAACAGACATCACGCGGATGTTTTGTTTGAGCGAACCTACTGACCAAATGATGATTGATTATACTTTGGTGCTCAAAGGGCATATTAATTTGTCATTGGCTAAGTATCCTATAAATACACGCGGTTCACAGCTTGACGTGTTGGCAAGAATCGAAATGTGGAATAGAGCCATGAATTACGGACATGGCACAGGACATGGAGTAGGTTGCTTTATGAACGTTCACGAAGGACCACAAAATATTCGGATGAACGAAAACCCGGCTGTTCTCGAACCGGGCATGATAACATCAAACGAGCCGGGATTATACAGAGAAGGACAATATGGCATAAGAATTGAAAATTTAGTTCTGACAGTGCCTTTCACTGAAACTGAATTTGGAAAATTTTTACAATTTGTAAATTTGACTCTTTGTCCGATAGATACTCGCGCTATAAAAGTATCAATGCTTACTCAAGATGAACTGAATTGGTTCAATGAATATCATCAGTTAGTTTATGATGAAGTATCACCATTGTTGGATGATGAGTTGAAGAATTGGCTTAAAGAAAAGACAAAATCATTATAA